A single region of the Actinoplanes sp. SE50/110 genome encodes:
- a CDS encoding RraA family protein translates to MNDFAEIPPTTLADVLGRGQVMDIGVRPLWTPVPRVAGPAFTVRCEPGDNLMLHAAIYRAEPGSVIVVESGDLDYALAGGNVCAVAHRRGVAAFVLDGLIRDLGEVREIGFPVFARGVIPIPGTKEKVGTHGETVRCGGVSVRAGDIVVADEEGIVVVPADRQAAVLTDSRARLAKEAAETLDDWERAHRAKIEKALG, encoded by the coding sequence ATGAACGATTTCGCGGAGATCCCCCCGACGACGCTCGCCGACGTGCTCGGCCGCGGCCAGGTGATGGACATCGGTGTGCGCCCGCTGTGGACGCCGGTGCCCCGGGTGGCCGGACCGGCGTTCACCGTGCGCTGCGAGCCCGGTGACAACCTGATGCTGCACGCCGCGATCTACCGGGCCGAGCCCGGCTCGGTGATCGTGGTCGAGTCCGGCGACCTGGACTACGCGCTGGCCGGCGGCAACGTGTGCGCGGTCGCGCACCGGCGCGGGGTGGCCGCGTTCGTGCTGGACGGGCTGATCCGCGACCTGGGCGAGGTGCGGGAGATCGGCTTCCCGGTGTTCGCGCGCGGGGTGATCCCGATCCCCGGCACGAAGGAGAAGGTCGGCACGCACGGGGAGACGGTCCGCTGCGGCGGGGTGAGCGTGCGGGCCGGGGACATCGTGGTGGCCGACGAGGAGGGGATCGTCGTGGTCCCGGCCGACCGGCAGGCCGCGGTGCTGACCGACTCCCGGGCCCGGCTGGCCAAGGAGGCCGCCGAGACGCTCGACGACTGGGAGCGGGCACACCGCGCCAAGATCGAGAAGGCGCTCGGCTAG
- a CDS encoding proline dehydrogenase family protein, translated as MSEIAEETIALVRRWLGEAATVPVGGSAAQLAGLLRDPKGLAFAVGFVDGVVRPEDRRVSARALNALAGDVPAFLPAHLKAAVKLGGALAPIMPGVVVPLARRALRQMVGHLIVDATDRRLGRAIRKIRKRGVRLNVNLLGEAVLGRGEASRRLSETERLLARPDVDYVSIKVSSTVAPHNPWAFDEAVDDITEKLLPLFTLAARTGKFVNLDMEEYKDLDLTVAVFTRLLDRPDLLGLSAGIVLQAYLPDALSAMMRLQVWSAARRERGGADIKVRLVKGANLPMERVEAAVHGWPVATCDSKQATDTNYKRVLRYALHPDRIRNVRVGVAGHNLFDVAYAWTLAGQRGVRDGIEFEMLLGMAEGQAEAVRRDVGGLLLYTPVVRPEQFDVAIAYLIRRLEEGASSDNFMSAVFELHHDSALFEREKQRFLASLADLDDTVPAAHRVADRYAAVPHSAPGHFENTPDTDPAVASNRTRMRSLLARVPSSRLGLDLRRIDSAAELDTTLEKAAAANWGGADRRAVLHRVGDALEAHRDLLLEVMAAEAGKTIDQADPEVSEAVDFAHYYAELSARQIDGATPVPARLTLVTPPWNFPVAIPAGSMLAALAAGSAVVLKPAGPAERCGAVLAGIVRDALAAAGADPDLVTLLQVDEAGLGRELVAHPLVDRVILTGAYETAELFRSFRADLPLLAETSGKNAIIVTPSADLDLAVKDVVSSAFGHAGQKCSAASLVVLVGSVARSARFRTQLLDAVSSLEVGPPTEPRTQVGPLVEPAAGKLLDGLTTLGAGESWLLAPRKLDESGQLWSPGIRDGVRRGSAYHRTEYFGPILGIMTADTLDEAIDLVNEVDYGLTSGLHSLDAGEVRTWLDRVQAGNLYVNRGITGAIVRRQPFGGWKKSAVGAGTKAGGPHYLTGLSGWAPAPATASTDIDNAAVRTLLTAAAAHLTADEVASVTRAARSDAAAWAASFGRAEDVSALGVERNVLRYLPTPVTVRLAAGAPLAGLVRVVAAAKLAGAPIQVSTAEATRLFPEATVEPDAAFAAGLAGVSRVRLIGGSAGDLATATGGRPDLAVWAGPVVEAGEVELLPFLREQAVSITAHRFGNPLPMAAEVL; from the coding sequence ATGTCTGAGATCGCCGAAGAGACGATCGCCCTCGTGCGCCGATGGCTGGGCGAAGCCGCGACCGTCCCGGTCGGCGGCTCGGCGGCACAGTTGGCCGGCCTGCTGCGCGACCCGAAAGGGCTCGCGTTCGCGGTCGGCTTCGTCGACGGCGTGGTCCGTCCCGAGGACCGCCGGGTCAGCGCCCGCGCCCTGAACGCGCTGGCCGGTGACGTCCCGGCGTTCCTGCCCGCCCACCTCAAGGCCGCGGTCAAGCTGGGCGGCGCGCTCGCCCCGATCATGCCCGGCGTGGTGGTGCCGCTGGCCCGGCGGGCGCTGCGGCAGATGGTCGGTCACCTGATCGTCGACGCCACCGACAGGCGGCTCGGTCGCGCCATCCGCAAAATCCGCAAGCGCGGCGTACGCCTCAACGTCAACCTGCTCGGCGAGGCGGTCCTCGGCCGGGGGGAGGCCTCGCGCCGGCTCTCCGAGACCGAGCGGCTGCTGGCCCGCCCCGACGTCGACTACGTGTCGATCAAGGTGTCGTCGACCGTGGCGCCGCACAACCCGTGGGCGTTCGACGAGGCCGTCGACGACATCACCGAGAAGCTGCTCCCCCTATTCACCCTGGCCGCGCGGACCGGCAAGTTCGTGAACCTGGACATGGAGGAGTACAAGGACCTCGACCTGACCGTCGCGGTCTTCACCCGGCTGCTGGACCGGCCCGACCTGCTGGGCCTGTCGGCCGGCATCGTGCTGCAGGCCTACCTGCCGGACGCGCTGAGCGCGATGATGCGGTTGCAGGTCTGGTCCGCGGCACGGCGCGAGCGCGGCGGCGCCGACATCAAGGTGCGCCTGGTCAAGGGCGCGAACCTGCCGATGGAGCGGGTCGAGGCGGCGGTGCACGGCTGGCCGGTGGCGACCTGCGACAGCAAGCAGGCCACCGACACCAACTACAAGCGGGTGCTGCGGTACGCGTTGCATCCCGACCGGATCCGCAACGTGCGCGTCGGGGTCGCCGGGCACAACCTGTTCGACGTCGCCTACGCGTGGACCCTGGCCGGGCAGCGCGGGGTGCGCGACGGCATCGAGTTCGAGATGCTGCTCGGGATGGCCGAGGGCCAGGCCGAAGCGGTCCGGCGGGACGTCGGCGGGCTGCTGCTGTACACGCCGGTGGTCCGGCCGGAGCAGTTCGACGTGGCGATCGCCTACCTGATCCGCCGCCTCGAGGAGGGCGCCAGCTCGGACAACTTCATGTCCGCGGTGTTCGAGCTGCACCACGACAGTGCGCTGTTCGAGCGGGAGAAGCAGCGCTTCCTCGCGTCCCTCGCGGACCTGGACGACACCGTGCCGGCGGCGCACCGGGTCGCCGACCGGTACGCGGCGGTGCCGCATTCGGCGCCGGGGCACTTCGAGAACACCCCGGACACCGACCCGGCGGTGGCCTCGAACCGCACCCGGATGCGATCGTTGCTGGCCCGGGTGCCGTCGTCCCGGCTGGGTCTCGACCTGCGCCGGATCGACTCGGCCGCCGAGTTGGACACCACCCTGGAGAAGGCCGCCGCCGCGAATTGGGGCGGCGCCGACCGCCGCGCGGTCCTGCACCGGGTCGGCGACGCCCTGGAGGCGCACCGCGACCTGCTGCTCGAGGTGATGGCGGCCGAGGCCGGCAAGACCATCGACCAGGCCGACCCGGAGGTCTCCGAGGCGGTCGACTTCGCCCACTACTACGCCGAGCTGTCGGCCCGGCAGATCGACGGCGCCACCCCGGTCCCGGCCCGGCTGACCCTGGTCACGCCGCCGTGGAACTTCCCGGTCGCGATCCCGGCCGGCTCGATGCTGGCCGCCCTGGCCGCCGGCTCCGCGGTGGTGCTCAAGCCGGCCGGACCCGCCGAACGCTGCGGTGCCGTGCTGGCCGGCATCGTCCGCGACGCCCTGGCCGCGGCCGGCGCCGACCCGGACCTGGTCACCCTGCTGCAGGTCGACGAGGCCGGGCTGGGCCGCGAGCTGGTCGCCCACCCGCTGGTCGACCGCGTCATCCTGACCGGCGCGTACGAGACCGCCGAGCTGTTCCGCTCGTTCCGCGCCGACCTGCCGCTGCTGGCCGAGACCTCCGGCAAGAACGCGATCATCGTGACCCCGAGCGCCGACCTGGACCTCGCCGTCAAGGACGTGGTCTCGTCCGCGTTCGGGCACGCCGGGCAGAAGTGCTCGGCCGCCTCGCTGGTCGTGCTGGTCGGCTCGGTCGCCAGGTCCGCCCGGTTCCGCACCCAGCTGCTCGACGCGGTCTCCTCGCTGGAGGTCGGCCCGCCCACCGAGCCGCGCACCCAGGTCGGCCCGCTGGTCGAGCCGGCCGCCGGCAAGCTGCTCGACGGGCTGACCACGCTCGGCGCCGGCGAGAGCTGGCTGCTGGCGCCGCGCAAGCTGGACGAGAGCGGACAGCTGTGGAGCCCGGGGATCCGGGACGGGGTCCGCCGCGGCTCGGCGTACCACCGCACCGAGTACTTCGGGCCGATCCTCGGGATCATGACGGCGGACACCCTGGACGAGGCGATCGACCTGGTCAACGAGGTCGACTACGGGCTCACCTCCGGCCTGCACTCGCTCGACGCGGGCGAGGTGCGCACCTGGCTGGACCGGGTCCAGGCCGGTAACCTCTACGTCAACCGGGGAATCACCGGCGCGATCGTGCGGCGGCAGCCGTTCGGCGGCTGGAAGAAGTCCGCGGTCGGCGCCGGCACCAAGGCCGGCGGGCCCCACTACCTCACCGGGTTGAGCGGTTGGGCGCCGGCTCCGGCGACGGCCTCGACCGACATCGACAATGCGGCGGTACGCACGTTGCTCACCGCCGCCGCGGCGCACCTCACCGCCGACGAGGTGGCGTCGGTGACCCGTGCCGCGCGCAGCGACGCGGCGGCCTGGGCGGCGTCGTTCGGCCGCGCCGAGGACGTGTCGGCGCTGGGCGTGGAGCGCAACGTGCTGCGCTACCTGCCCACCCCGGTGACCGTCCGCCTCGCGGCCGGTGCCCCGCTCGCCGGCCTGGTCCGCGTCGTCGCGGCGGCGAAGCTCGCCGGGGCGCCGATCCAGGTGTCGACAGCCGAGGCGACGCGGCTGTTCCCGGAGGCCACGGTCGAGCCGGACGCCGCGTTCGCGGCCGGGCTGGCCGGGGTCTCGCGGGTACGCCTGATCGGCGGCTCGGCCGGTGACCTGGCGACCGCCACCGGCGGACGTCCCGACCTGGCCGTGTGGGCCGGGCCGGTGGTCGAGGCCGGCGAGGTGGAACTGCTGCCGTTCCTGCGTGAGCAGGCGGTCAGCATCACCGCGCACCGCTTCGGCAACCCGCTGCCGATGGCCGCCGAGGTGCTCTAG
- a CDS encoding YggT family protein has protein sequence MLLGLVSLLLLIVQVLLIARAVLDWSVVLAGPAMPGSLRSRAYGAVFAATEPILAPIRRLIPPLRAGGMSIDLSFLIVFFVISLLRNFL, from the coding sequence ATGCTTCTCGGCCTCGTCAGCCTGCTCCTGCTGATCGTGCAGGTCCTGCTGATCGCCCGCGCGGTGCTGGACTGGAGTGTCGTCCTGGCCGGCCCGGCCATGCCCGGCTCCCTGCGATCCCGCGCCTACGGCGCCGTGTTCGCGGCCACCGAGCCGATCCTCGCCCCGATCCGCCGCCTGATCCCGCCGCTGCGCGCCGGCGGCATGTCGATCGACCTGTCCTTCCTCATCGTCTTCTTCGTCATCAGCCTGCTGCGCAACTTCCTCTGA
- a CDS encoding DUF2804 domain-containing protein, which produces MTHEIQITAPVDLCLPDGRLNPAAVGWSRKPLHRANLRGWGRNKRWEHWGVVTPAHILGVVASSLDYAGVHSLYLLDRVSGREIAVDATVPLARGAVLPDRSGSGRVTASGGGLSIEIAQDFDGTSVRARARDLEVDLTMPAVEDRDALGVVVAWSRTRFQYTVKDVGRPVHGRLVVKGVEHIVPAQGSHATLDHGRGRWPYSVTWNWAAGADADRAVSLGGKWTDGTGTTENAVFEEGRLHKIGADLRWEYDRTDWLKPWRITGDGVDATFEPFHERVAKTNLGVLAGETHQCFGRFSGWARASDGRKIDLDGLTGWAEEARNRW; this is translated from the coding sequence GTGACCCACGAGATCCAGATCACCGCACCGGTCGACCTGTGCCTCCCGGACGGGCGTCTCAACCCGGCGGCCGTCGGCTGGAGCCGCAAGCCGCTGCACCGCGCCAACCTGCGCGGCTGGGGCCGCAACAAGCGCTGGGAGCACTGGGGCGTGGTCACCCCGGCGCACATCCTCGGGGTGGTCGCCTCGTCGTTGGACTACGCCGGCGTGCACAGCCTCTACCTGCTGGACCGGGTCAGCGGGCGGGAGATCGCGGTGGACGCGACGGTGCCGCTGGCCCGGGGCGCGGTCCTGCCGGACCGCAGCGGATCGGGGCGGGTGACGGCTTCCGGCGGCGGCCTCAGCATCGAGATCGCGCAGGATTTCGACGGTACGTCGGTGCGGGCCCGAGCCCGTGACCTGGAGGTCGACCTGACCATGCCGGCCGTCGAGGACCGGGACGCGCTCGGTGTCGTGGTCGCCTGGAGCCGCACCCGTTTCCAGTACACGGTGAAGGACGTCGGCCGCCCGGTGCACGGCCGCCTGGTGGTCAAGGGGGTGGAGCACATCGTCCCGGCGCAGGGGTCCCATGCCACCCTCGATCACGGCCGGGGCCGCTGGCCGTACTCGGTGACCTGGAACTGGGCGGCCGGCGCGGACGCGGACCGGGCCGTCTCGCTGGGCGGCAAGTGGACCGACGGCACCGGCACCACCGAGAACGCGGTCTTCGAGGAGGGCCGGCTGCACAAGATCGGCGCGGATCTGCGCTGGGAGTACGACCGCACCGACTGGCTGAAGCCGTGGCGGATCACCGGGGACGGCGTCGACGCCACCTTCGAACCGTTCCACGAGCGGGTCGCCAAGACCAACCTGGGTGTGCTGGCCGGCGAGACCCACCAGTGTTTCGGCCGGTTCTCCGGCTGGGCGCGGGCCTCCGACGGCCGCAAGATCGACCTTGACGGCCTGACCGGCTGGGCGGAGGAGGCCCGCAACCGCTGGTGA
- a CDS encoding aldehyde dehydrogenase family protein codes for MLADVTPDTPAFTEEIFGPVAPVLRFRDAEEAVRLATATEYGLSLGIVTRDVMRGLALADRIPTGIVHINDQTVSDEANSPFGGVAASGTGSRFGGAAANIEAFTETRRVTVRDEPPAYPF; via the coding sequence GTGCTGGCGGACGTCACGCCGGACACCCCTGCCTTCACCGAGGAGATCTTCGGCCCGGTCGCGCCGGTGCTGCGGTTCCGCGACGCCGAGGAGGCGGTCCGGCTGGCCACCGCCACCGAGTACGGACTCTCGCTGGGCATCGTCACCCGGGACGTGATGCGCGGCCTGGCCCTCGCCGACCGGATCCCGACCGGCATCGTGCACATCAACGACCAGACCGTCAGCGACGAGGCGAACAGCCCGTTCGGCGGGGTCGCGGCCTCCGGCACCGGCTCCCGCTTCGGCGGCGCGGCGGCCAACATCGAGGCGTTCACCGAGACCCGCCGGGTGACGGTTCGCGACGAACCACCGGCCTATCCCTTCTGA
- a CDS encoding HAD family phosphatase: MLLPLPPGDFQAYLFDCDGTITDSMPVHFQAWQDALAEYECEFPQDLFYAWGGRPCADIVADLNARQGLSMPVAAVAERQESLFRAGLPSMRAVPGVLAHIEESYGRLPFGVVSGSTRPAVIDSLLALGLLDRFPVLVCAGDYTHPKPHPEPYLLGARRLGVDPARCLAFEDTELGVRAAQAAGMAVVRVPPPWER; encoded by the coding sequence GTGCTCCTACCCCTTCCGCCCGGTGACTTCCAGGCCTACCTGTTCGACTGCGACGGCACCATCACCGACTCCATGCCGGTGCACTTCCAGGCCTGGCAGGACGCGCTGGCCGAGTACGAGTGCGAGTTCCCGCAGGACCTGTTCTACGCGTGGGGTGGCCGGCCGTGCGCCGACATCGTCGCCGACCTGAACGCGCGGCAGGGCCTGAGCATGCCGGTCGCCGCGGTCGCCGAGCGGCAGGAGTCGCTGTTCCGGGCCGGGCTGCCCAGCATGCGCGCGGTTCCCGGCGTTCTCGCGCACATCGAGGAGTCGTACGGCCGACTGCCGTTCGGGGTGGTCTCCGGCAGCACCCGGCCAGCGGTGATCGACTCGCTGCTGGCGCTCGGCCTGCTCGACCGCTTCCCGGTGCTGGTCTGCGCCGGCGACTACACCCATCCGAAGCCGCACCCCGAGCCGTACCTGCTGGGCGCGCGGCGGCTCGGCGTGGATCCGGCCCGCTGTCTCGCCTTCGAGGACACCGAACTGGGGGTACGTGCGGCGCAGGCGGCCGGGATGGCTGTCGTCCGCGTCCCCCCGCCGTGGGAACGTTAG
- a CDS encoding maleylpyruvate isomerase N-terminal domain-containing protein produces the protein MDFRRTFRSAAIAYAGLVADLPAGRLDEPGLGDWTLRELLGHTVSSALRQVPKVLAAPAPQVEVATAEGYFAYARSAPEELVAAAHAASAEDAKASGELLGDDPAGHVSTLIGRATEALSQVRDDDVITSAAGGMRVRDWIPTRTFELVVHGLDAAAATGVEFDLPVEVLAESLILATRTGLGIGAGVPLLRALTGREQLPPGFTIV, from the coding sequence ATGGATTTCCGTCGCACGTTCCGTTCCGCCGCGATCGCCTACGCCGGGCTGGTCGCCGACCTCCCGGCCGGAAGACTGGACGAGCCCGGTCTCGGCGACTGGACGCTGCGCGAGTTGCTCGGCCACACGGTGAGCTCGGCGCTGCGTCAGGTGCCGAAGGTGCTGGCCGCCCCGGCGCCGCAGGTCGAGGTGGCCACCGCGGAGGGCTATTTCGCGTACGCCCGCTCCGCCCCCGAGGAGCTCGTCGCCGCCGCCCATGCCGCCTCGGCCGAGGACGCGAAGGCCTCGGGGGAGCTGCTCGGCGACGATCCGGCCGGGCACGTGTCGACGCTGATCGGCCGGGCCACCGAGGCGCTGTCCCAGGTCCGCGACGACGACGTGATCACCAGCGCGGCCGGCGGCATGCGGGTCCGCGACTGGATCCCGACCCGCACCTTCGAGCTGGTGGTGCACGGGCTGGACGCGGCGGCGGCCACCGGCGTGGAGTTCGACCTGCCGGTCGAGGTGCTCGCCGAGTCGCTGATCCTGGCCACCCGCACCGGCCTGGGCATCGGCGCCGGTGTCCCGCTGCTGCGCGCGCTGACCGGGCGGGAGCAGCTCCCGCCCGGCTTCACTATCGTCTAG